A window of Thiovulum sp. ES genomic DNA:
TGGAGAAAGTTTCGCAAATGGCAAAAGAGATCTATCCAAAATCAAGAAATAGAAGAAATGCTTTACTCCTTACAATTAAAGAGTATATTGATAAAGCGGTTGAGCCAAATGGTCTAGGAATTGATGAACTGATTTTTGATCTTGAAAAAGATCTTAAACGAAAAAGTAGATTTTCTCATAAAATTCATATTGAGCATATTGAAAAACTTATTGAATGCACAACCGAAGAGAATTCAAAAATTTATCAAAGTCGTATTCTTTCACTATTTACTAAATTAAAAAAGAGTTTCTCTTGACAATAAGAACTGCTTCGCTCGTTGTTTTTTCCCTTTCTATTCTATTTCTGATAATTACAGTTGTTACAATGATTCAATTAAATAAAAATGATGAAATTCGTGAAGTTGTTGAGGGCGAAAATCACTATTATCTTTCTGTTCTTTCACAATTACGACGAGTTTCGGAAAGAGCAACCCTTTCAATTCGTGCATATTCACTTTCTCAAGACTCAAAATTTAGTGAAGATTACAAAAAAGCAAAAGAGGATTTTTATATCTCAAAAGAGTCAAAAGAGAAGTTTGAAAATGTTTGGAGAGCTTTCTCAAAAATGGAAAAAATTGAAGAGAGTGCCTTAAAATATATAAAAGAGGGTAATAATTTAAAAAATGCAACGGAACTTCTTTTCTCCGTAGATTATTATCAATTCAAATACGATTTAATTTATCTTGTTGATGAGGCTGAACAATCAATTAAGATGAGCAGAACTCAACAACTTTCAGAAATCGATAAAACTCGCGAACTCCTTAAAACAGTGATTATGATTTTAATAAGTATAATTATTTTATTAAATATTGCACACTATCTTTTTTTAGTTCAACTTGAAAGTAAAATCTTAGAAAACTCTATTTTGTGAAATCAGAAATTCTCCGTTTGGTAGAATCGCACTTAATTTTGTAAAACTTGGAAAGCGATGATTACATTTATCTCAACTTTTTTTTTCATTTACATCGCGGTTAAACTCTATATTTCCGTGATGCAAATAGGCTTTGTTTCTGAAAACAAAAAGAAAGACCCTTTTATTCTCTCACCTGATGAATATCTCAAAGCTGGAGAATATTCAGTTGGGAAAGAGCGACTTTCACTTATTTCGACAATTTTAGAATATGGACTTTTTATATTTTGGATAAACGACGGAATGAAAATCCTCTCATCTTTGAATAATGATTTTTCAGAAACTCTACAAACACTCTCTTTCATTTTTGGATTTCTATTTATAAATATGTTGGTGAATTTGCCACTCGATTTTTATCAAAAATTTGTGCTTGACCAAAAATTTGGATTTAATAAATCTTCCAAAATACTTTTTTTAACAGATACTTTAAAAGAGATTTTACTAACTTTGGCAATTGGTACACCAATTATTTTGGGAATGGTCTATTTTATTGAAAATAGCGAAAACTGGTGGCTTTGGTCATTTGGAATTATGTTTTCATTTGTTCTTTTTGCAAACATGCTCTATCCGACAGTAATTGCTCCACTTTTCAACAAAATGTCTCCACTCGAAGACAAGGAATTGAATTCCAAAATTGAAGGAATTCTTTCAAAAGTTGGATTTAAAAGCAGTGGAGTTTTTACAATTGATGCCTCAAAAAGAGACGGACGACTCAATGCTTACTTTGGTGGATTGGGAAGTGCAAAACGAGTTGTGCTTTTTGACACACTTTTAGAAAAACTGAATCACGGCGAAATTCTTGCAGTTCTCGGACATGAATTGGGACACTTTAAAAACGGCGATATTTATAAGAATATTGGAATTATGGGAGGAATTTTATTCGCACTTTTCTACCTCATCGGTCATGTTCCAGATTCGCTTTTTGAAATTTTAGGAATTGAGAAAAATTCGGAAACCTTACTTGTGATTTTGATGTTATTTTCATCTCCAATCCTATTTTTTGTTATGCCAATTTTTGGATATATCAGCAGACGAAATGAATATGGTGCGGACAAAGTTGGTAGCGAATTGGCTGGTTCTTCACTTCTTTTAAAAGAGGCACTTAAAAAACTTGTTGTTGAAAACAAAGCATTTCCAAAATCGCATAAGATTTACATCTTTTTCTACTACACACACCCACCACTTTCTGAAAGATTGGAACACTTGGAGAAATTATAATGAACAACGATATTTTAAAAGATTTGGTTCTTTCAACTCTTTCTGAAATTGAAGAAGAGGAATCTTTAGAGAATTCAATTCCGCAAAAAGAGGAAAAGAGAGAAAAACGGGAATTTCCACGAGGTGATAGTTTTCGTAGTGAAACTCAAAATGAGCATTTAAAATCTCAAAAAGCTGAAACTTATGCAAATCCTGAACCGCAAACAACTTATAGAAATTCTGAACCACAAAAACCGAAAGAAGAGAAAAAGCAGAATACAAAAATTACTCTTGAAGAACTCTCTTTTGATAGTGATGTTGATTCTGAATTTGATATTAAAAAACCGCAAACAAGCTTTTACACAGGCAGTAGTGATGAGGTTGAATTTCTCGAAAATATCTTAAAAAAGAGTGCAACTCTTATAGAGGGTCTCAAATCGCCTGAATTGAAGTCTCGAGAAGCAAAATGCGATATTACATTGAAATACCTACAATTTCTAAATGTTGAAATTTTAAATCGATTGGAGAAAATCAATTGAGAAATATAATTGAAAAAGTTGAAAGAGGTGAAAATCTCTCTTTAGAAGAGGGTTTGAAACTTTATGAACTTGATATTTTTACACTTGGAAAACTTGCGGATAAGATCAGAAAAGAGATGCACGGAAAAAAAAGCTATTACAATGTAAATCGGCATATTAATCCGACAAATATTTGTGATGATGTTTGTAAATTTTGTGCATACAGTGCAAACCGAAAAAACCCAAATCCCTACACTATGACTCACGAGGAAATTTTAGATATTGTTGAAAACTCTTCTAAAAATGGAATTACTGAAGTACATATTGTTTCGGCACACAATGGAAAAGCTGGACTAAATTGGTATATGGATATTTTCAAGAAAATAAAAGAGAAATATCCCCAAATTCACATCAAAGCACTCACTGCTGCAGAAATTGATTTTTTAGCTCGGGAATACTCTTTAAGTTACGATGAGGTCATTGATTTGATGATTAAAAACGGAGTAGATTCTATGCCAGGTGGTGGTGCTGAAGTTTTTGATGAACGAACTCGAGACTATATTTGCAAAGGAAAAGTCTCATCTTCTGGTTGGTTAGAAATTCATGAACTTTGGCATAAACGGGGACGGAAATCAAATGCAACAATGCTTTTTGGACATGTCGAGAGTCGAGAAAATCGTATCGACCACATGATCCGACTTCGAGAATTGCAAGATAAAACAGGCGGATTTAATGCTTTTATTCCGCTTGTTTATCAGACCGAAAACAACTATTTGAAAATTGAAAAGAGTTTGACGGGAAATGAGTTTTTAAAAACAATGGCAATTTCTCGAATCATGCTCCGAAACATTCCGAACATAAAAGCATATTGGGTTACATCAACTGTGAACATGGCACTTCTTGCGCAGGAGTTTGGGGCAAATGATTTGGATGGCACAATTGAACGGGAGTCAATAAATTCTTCTGCGGGTGCGGATAGTCGGAACGGAATTGAGTTAAAAAAATTCCTTTCAATGATAAAAAGCAGTGGTTTTGAACCTGTTGAGCGAGACTCACTTTACAACGAAATAGAGAGAAATTAAATGAATAAGTTGCTATCAAGAGAGGTTTTAAAAACTGCGATAACTATATTTGTGGTTGTTGCATTTGCAAACTCGATTGTTTTTGGAATTTCAGAATACAATCGGGAAAAGACACAAATTGAAGACGAGATGAGCAATGTTTTAGATATTTCAAAAGAGTCTCTTTCTGAAGCGATTTGGAAAAGTAGAAAAGATTTTGTTGAAAAATTTGGAATGGAGCTTTTAGAAAATCCATCAATTACAGGAATTAAAGTTGTTGATTATGGAAATAAATATGTTGAAATTGATAAAGTAAAAGCAGATCGAGAGAGAAGTTTTGAGGAGAGCCGAGACCTTATTTACAGTTATAGCGGTAAAAAAATCAAGATTGCTAAAATAACTATCTTTTCAGATTTTCAGGCTGTTTTTGAGAAATCTCTTGACACAATTCTTTTACTTTTTATGAAAATATTTGTTGAAACTATTGCTATATATTTTATTTTTGTTTGGGGTTTAAAGTCGTTTTTCTCTCGATATATTTTAAAAGTTCGAGAAGAGGCAAAACAGGGTAACTTGATTGAGAAACCTGAGAATGGTGCTTCTTTAGAGAGTCTTGAGAAAAAATTTCAAACAATTCTTTTGCACCTCATCGATATTTTTAAAAATCGTGGAGATATTGTTGATATTGAAAAAGGAAAAGATAATAGCGGTCTTCCCGATGAGGTCGATATTCCTGATGATATTGTTAATAGAGAACTTTTGTTGCAAATTTTTGATTACATCAATCCTCCAAATGAAATCTACCAAAGGTTTTTTAGTAGTAAATTTTTTGCAATTCAGTCCGCTAAAACTGAAAGTGGGGATATTGTTCTCTTTTCTGAAATTGAGAAAGGAAAGGAACTTCTTCTGTTTATGGTAAATTATGACAATATTACTGGTGTTACAGCTCTTGAAATCTCTCTTGCCCTTAAAGATATTGAGAAAGATATTGTTCTAAAATATAATTTAAACAATCAAGTATTTTCAACAAGTAAAATCTTGGATTTTATGGATAAAAAGTTGCGAAATCGTTTCATCGAAAACAGAGTTTCTGGGGTTGAAGATGCTGAATTTAGCGGTCTAGTTATGTCTATTGCTCTTGATAAATCAAAAATTGAGTATTCATCTAAAAATATGCTTATATTTGAGGACGATGGAAAAAATTTCAGTTTGTATGATGATTTAGGACTTTTTAATGGTAGAAATGCCGTCCAACAAAGTTCTTCTTATAAAGATATTTCAATCGGAATTCAGCAAAGTTTTTCTTATTATGTCGCATCTAGTGGCTTTGTAGAGCAGACAAAAAGCGGAAAAAGTTCTGAGAAAATTGGTCGAAATGGACTTTTAAATGCTTTGCAATCGGTGAAAAATGACAAATTCACAAGTCAAGCAGACTCAATTATTGGTATTTTCAACAGATTAAAAGCTGAAAAACCTCAAGAAAAAGATATGACTGTTATCGGATTTAAAATTTAAGTCGATATAATCTTAGGTTAGATTTTAAACATAGAAAGGAGAATTTTTATAATGGAATTTAAACTTGCACGAGAGAGTTTAGACTCGCAACCTGAAGTTGTAAATCTCGATTACATCGAAAAACAAGCAGAAAAAGAAGATGAAACAATCATCTATCTTGACCGAACAAATAGTCAAAAAGTTCTCAACCAACTTGAAAAGCATTTCGATAAAAATTTTGAAAAAAATGTCTATCGTCGAGAGGTTAAATTTGGTTTAGATGAGAACGATTATCTTTACGAAGTTCATATTCTTTAAAAATGCTCTAGGGTTTTCCCTACAAACATCTTATACGAAATATAATATATTTTTGTAATTTTTTTTCTGGTATAATTAAACCAGAGATGTTTATCATTTAAGTTTCGGGATTGACTTACCGAAATATTTAATATAAAATACATCGAATTATCTTATTTTAGAGGAAATGTTAGATGAATACATTTAAATCTGCTTTTTACAGTCTTTCGGCAGCTACTCTACTTACATCTTCAGTATTTGCAGCGGATCAAATCGAAGTTAGATTGTCAGAAGAGACTTCAGAAATTGCTAACACAAAAGATCAACTAGCTACAAAAGGTGGTGAAATTTATCTTGTAAAAATCGGTCTTGACAATGATGCAGATTTTGCAACTTTAACACAAGTTGATTTTAATATTACAACTGCTAGTTACAGAGTTGATTTTAATCCTAAAACTGATCCTACTTGTACAGGTGAAAACAATAAAATTGAAGAAATAGATACATCAATTATCAAAAATTTTGTAATTTATGAAGGTTCTGTTGCTTCAATTAATAAGATTGGAACTGTTCCATTTTCAACTGCTACACATGCAGAAGATGCAACTCAAATCACAGCTTCTTTTAAAAATACTGATGTTGTTTTTGAGAGTGGGAAAGATTTAGATTTTACAAATACAAATAGTGCAGCAACTGTATATATTATTGGTTTAGAGTATAGTGAAATTTCTCAACAAGTTTCAAAAGGTGAAATTAATATTGCACTTGATAAAGTTTATGTTGATGATGCACTTGTTACATCTAGAGAAACTGGGCTTGAAGCAGTTGCAAATGTTCAAAAAACTGTTGGTATTGACTCTGTAGCGCCATCGCCTTTCCATGAGTATGCAAATACAGAAAATGGTTTAGCTGTTGATAATTATGATGCGATTATTGAGCAAGTTGAAACTTCTACAGAAACAGATTTCTTTAGTATGCCACAACTTGATTACTTAAATACAAGTACAACTGCTACACTTGATCACACATATGTTAGACATTACAATAAAGTAGAAATTCCTGCAGGTTCAACAACTGTAACAGATGCTGTTGGTGATATAAATATTGATTTTGATGGATACACAGGTTCTGTTGTTTATAACCTTTTTAACAGCTATGAAGGAAACAACTCTTACTCTGCGACAACAGTAAAAAAAGATGTTGTTGGTGATGATATGAGAGTTATTGTTCGACTTAATGAAGAATTGGCTAATGATTTCTGTAAAATTCCAATGAATAGCAAGTATGATGAAAATCTTTCAACTGAAATTGTTGAAAACAACAAAGCTCTTATTGACGAAAGTTTCACATTTACTGATAGTCAAGGTAACAAATTAGAAGGTATTACAAGTTTCAGTTGTTACAACACTTGTCTTTCTCAAAAGAGACTTGATCCAGGTGAAGCTAAAAACCTTGGTGATTTAAATGTTTCTGGAACAGAACTTCACTTTACAATCAATCCAACTATTGCTACTGCAGAAGCTAATACTTGTGATAGTGCAAATACAGTTGCTGTTGGTGATGTTACACTCTCTTATACTCAGGGTCTTTTAAAAGATAGCTTTGATAATGAAGTTGCAAGTTTCTCTGGTTTAGCTTATCAAGATAACCGAGCTCCAATTATTACTGGTGTTGAAGTTGATGTTGAAACAAATACAAAAGGAAAAATTGTATTTGATGAGCCAATCAATATGAATGGAACTTTTGCAGACATCATTAAAGCTGGTGATGGTCAAGATTACAATGTAACTGGTGCAGAGGCTTATGTAACAACTAAAACTCTAAACTATGATGCAACAAATGATCAAACAATTGACTTTACTGCTTCTGCTGAGTTAGGTGATGAGCTTTATATCAGATTTACAAGTGGTGGAATTACAGATAAAGAGGCAAATACTGTTTCTATTCACCATGAGGGAACTTTTGCTTCTAATCCTTTAGGTGTTTATGTTGTACCAAATAGATGGAACTTGATTTCAATTCCAAGTTGCCAAGCGACTACTTCAAAAAGACTTAGTCAAAGTGGTACTGTTCAAACAATTTGGGGTTATGATGACAACGAATGGACAAAATCTCCTAAAAAACTTGAATCTGGTAAAGGTTACTGGGTTAAAACTCTTCCAATTAACAGAGATACTTATGTAAATGGAACTGCTACTACAGGTGGTGCTACTGACTATGATACAGCAGGAACTGGTTACAATTCACAAATTGAAGATGCAACTGTTTATTCAGCTGAAACAAACAATATTGTAACAGACTTCTACAATGTTCAAACAACTGGATACGATGCAAACTATGTTGATAGTACAACAGTGATTGATAAAAACTCTGACACAACTTGGAAACTTCTTGGAATTGATGAAGCTATCTCTTGGTCAGATGCCCATAAGCAAGTTCATACAAATTGTAGTACTGTTTCAATTTTCCAATACAGTCCATTAGGTGATAGTGCTTGTGCAACTGGAAATTGTGGAGCTTGGAATGCAGCACCTTATATCCCAAGTTACTCTGGTGTTTGGGTTCGACAAGAAAACTGCGATCAATAAAAAGTTAAGTAGAAATACTTTGTAACTCTCAAGGAGGGGAGAAGTGAAACCCTCCTACCTCCTCAAAAACAAAGAGTCTTTTTCTTTTCGACTCTCTTAAAATTTTTCTAAAAATATAAAGGAAACATTATGAAGAATAAATATCTTCTCGTTTCAGCTTTACTATTCACTTTTTTTATTTCTGGTTGTTCTGATAATAATGATGACAATAATAATTATTCTGAAACAACAGAAACACCAACAGAACAGTGTGAAAATAGTCAAGTTTGGAATGAAATAACAGAACAGTGTGAAATTAATTCAACAACAGAAACTCCAGAGTGTGAAGCAGGTGAAGTTTTAAATTCTGAAACTAATACTTGCGAAGTTGATTCAACAACAGAAACTCCAGAGTGTGAAGCAGGTGAAGTTTTAAATTCTGAAACTAATACTTGCGAAGTTAATTCAACAACAGAAACTCCAATCGTGGAAGATTGTAATGATACAACATCTTACTCGAATGGAGAAGTTTGTATTGAAAAAGTGGAAGGTGAAGAAATCACTTGTGCCGAAGGTTATACTTTAAATAGTGATACAAATACTTGTGAAACAACAGTAGTTGTAACTCCAGAGTGTGAAGATGGACGACATTGGGATCCTTTTAAAGAGGCTTGTTCTAGTTGTCAGCAAGGTGCTGTTTGGAATGAAGAATCTTATGTATGTGAATGTAATGCTGCAGAAGGACTTACAGCTCTTAAAAATGGGGAATGTAGTACTTTTAAAGCAAAATGTGATGAGCTTGAAAGATTCTGGAATCAAGAAAAAGCTGACGAACTTGGATACACATATGATGCTTGTGAAGTTTGGAAAGATTGCCCAACAGCTCTACCAAATTCAACTTTAAATGAAGAGACAAATATTTGTGAATGTAACGAATATTTCATCAAATCAGAAGATGAGAAAATTTGTGAAATCGATTTTTCTGTTGTTCCAAATGCAATCAGCGGAAAAGTATTTGATGGAGTTGTTGAAAATGCAACAGTTTCAGTTTGTGAAATTATTGACGGTGTAAAAACAACTAGAACTGTTGAGAGCGGAGCAATGTGTGAAGCTACAAATTCAGCTGGTGAGTTCCGTTGTGGTTTCTTAGAAGAGACAGAAAACACTGTTATTTTAAAAGCTGTTGGCGGAACTGATTTAGGTCTTGACGGAGTTGAGAGCGAAGATGATTCTGAAAATAGAATGACAACAAAAACTGTTGCTGATGGTGTTTCAGATGGTGATAAAGTTTTAATTACTCCTGTAACATCTCTTATTGCTCAAAGAATGGGAGATAGCAACTGGACTGAAACACTTTCAGATTCTATGAATTTTATTCACAACACTCTTGCAGTTCCTGTTTCAATTACAGAATTGAGCGATGAAGATGCACAAGTTTCAGCATTGATTGCAAAACTCTATTACACTTTACCAGAAGTTGATAGAGTGAATGTTTTTTCAGTTCTTTCAAAAACAGAAAATATTTCTACAACTGCGGATTTAGTTTCTCTTTTAACAGCAGATGAAAAATTTGTTGAAAGAGGAACTCTTCTTACTCACCA
This region includes:
- a CDS encoding putative menaquinone biosynthesis protein, SCO4494 family (PFAM: Radical SAM superfamily~TIGRFAM: putative menaquinone biosynthesis protein, SCO4494 family; radical SAM domain protein, CofH subfamily), coding for MRNIIEKVERGENLSLEEGLKLYELDIFTLGKLADKIRKEMHGKKSYYNVNRHINPTNICDDVCKFCAYSANRKNPNPYTMTHEEILDIVENSSKNGITEVHIVSAHNGKAGLNWYMDIFKKIKEKYPQIHIKALTAAEIDFLAREYSLSYDEVIDLMIKNGVDSMPGGGAEVFDERTRDYICKGKVSSSGWLEIHELWHKRGRKSNATMLFGHVESRENRIDHMIRLRELQDKTGGFNAFIPLVYQTENNYLKIEKSLTGNEFLKTMAISRIMLRNIPNIKAYWVTSTVNMALLAQEFGANDLDGTIERESINSSAGADSRNGIELKKFLSMIKSSGFEPVERDSLYNEIERN
- a CDS encoding Zn-dependent protease with chaperone function (PFAM: Peptidase family M48), whose amino-acid sequence is MITFISTFFFIYIAVKLYISVMQIGFVSENKKKDPFILSPDEYLKAGEYSVGKERLSLISTILEYGLFIFWINDGMKILSSLNNDFSETLQTLSFIFGFLFINMLVNLPLDFYQKFVLDQKFGFNKSSKILFLTDTLKEILLTLAIGTPIILGMVYFIENSENWWLWSFGIMFSFVLFANMLYPTVIAPLFNKMSPLEDKELNSKIEGILSKVGFKSSGVFTIDASKRDGRLNAYFGGLGSAKRVVLFDTLLEKLNHGEILAVLGHELGHFKNGDIYKNIGIMGGILFALFYLIGHVPDSLFEILGIEKNSETLLVILMLFSSPILFFVMPIFGYISRRNEYGADKVGSELAGSSLLLKEALKKLVVENKAFPKSHKIYIFFYYTHPPLSERLEHLEKL